From Pseudomonas putida, one genomic window encodes:
- a CDS encoding vWA domain-containing protein — MRAAGKGRVAWLSTLLKGRPRLPEDLCWQQRQGRAAELWVVIVDASASTRRHQALAQSKGLLAELFDQAYRQRARLALLTASGGAPQWQRHGLKASASLQPWLNALGAGGGTPLVAALEQGRRWLHARQKAHPQEQQRCLVFTDGRLQRSNDLQPMPCATLLVDMEMAPVRLGRARQMATQLQADYQHIEHFRLKQ; from the coding sequence GTGCGGGCGGCGGGGAAAGGCCGGGTTGCCTGGCTTTCGACGTTGCTCAAGGGGCGCCCACGCCTGCCCGAGGACCTTTGCTGGCAACAGCGCCAAGGCCGTGCTGCCGAACTGTGGGTGGTGATCGTCGATGCGTCGGCCTCGACCCGCCGGCATCAGGCGCTGGCCCAGAGTAAAGGGCTGCTGGCAGAGCTGTTCGATCAGGCTTATCGCCAGCGCGCCCGGCTAGCCTTGCTCACAGCCAGTGGCGGGGCACCGCAGTGGCAGCGCCATGGCCTGAAGGCCTCAGCGTCCCTGCAACCTTGGTTGAACGCGCTGGGTGCTGGCGGCGGTACGCCGTTGGTTGCAGCCCTGGAGCAGGGCAGACGTTGGTTGCACGCACGGCAAAAAGCCCATCCGCAAGAGCAGCAGCGCTGCCTGGTATTCACCGATGGCCGTCTGCAGCGCTCGAACGATCTACAGCCGATGCCCTGCGCCACACTGTTGGTCGACATGGAAATGGCGCCAGTTCGTCTGGGGCGAGCACGGCAGATGGCCACGCAATTACAAGCGGACTATCAGCATATCGAGCACTTCAGGCTCAAACAGTGA